In Bacteroidales bacterium, a single genomic region encodes these proteins:
- a CDS encoding glycoside hydrolase family 30 protein encodes MNSCMKPEKLNVEIYETSQSGNRMTRLVEFPTAEDLVEIYILPEERFQKITGFGGSFTETSAYLLNQLSPENRNKILEAYFGESGAQYSLTRTHMNSSDFSIGNYSYAPVPDDLELEYFSIEEDMDDIIPMIKDAMAISKEGFKIISSPWTAPPWMKDNNDWRGGKLLPKYYDTWALFFSKYLEAYRAEGIDIWAFTVENEPLGNDSNWESMHFTPEEMNEFVKNHLGPKLKAEGQKVKIFGFDQNRDEEMIHWVDAMYDDAEAAQYFDGTAVHWYASTYDYFPEALQYAHQKAPDKHLINTEACVDAEVPKWKDDAWYWSKEATDWGWDWAPEEHKYLHPKYVPVFRYARDIIGCLNNQVDGWVDWNMVLDRQGGPNWAKNWCVAPVIVDQEQDEVYFTPLYYTLAHFSRFIRPGATRIGFDNPSEDLMVTAAENPDGTIAVILFNPNDAEKAIKLSLFGKSIEFTIQGKAIQTILIPTAG; translated from the coding sequence ATGAACAGTTGCATGAAACCGGAAAAATTGAATGTGGAAATTTACGAAACCTCCCAAAGCGGGAACCGGATGACCAGATTGGTTGAATTTCCTACTGCTGAAGACCTTGTTGAAATTTATATTTTACCTGAAGAGAGATTTCAAAAAATTACCGGCTTTGGCGGCTCATTTACCGAAACCTCGGCTTACCTGCTCAACCAGCTAAGCCCTGAAAACCGCAACAAAATCCTCGAAGCCTACTTCGGCGAATCGGGCGCACAGTATTCGCTGACAAGAACCCACATGAACTCCAGTGATTTTTCCATTGGCAATTATTCCTATGCACCGGTTCCGGATGATTTGGAACTGGAATACTTTTCCATTGAAGAAGATATGGACGACATCATTCCCATGATCAAAGATGCCATGGCCATTTCAAAAGAGGGCTTCAAAATCATCTCATCGCCCTGGACAGCTCCACCGTGGATGAAAGACAACAACGACTGGCGCGGCGGAAAGCTTTTGCCAAAATACTATGACACCTGGGCTTTATTTTTTTCGAAATACCTTGAAGCTTACCGCGCTGAAGGCATTGACATCTGGGCTTTTACTGTGGAAAATGAACCGCTGGGCAACGACAGCAACTGGGAAAGCATGCACTTCACCCCGGAAGAGATGAACGAGTTTGTAAAAAATCATTTAGGCCCAAAACTGAAAGCTGAAGGACAGAAGGTGAAGATTTTCGGATTTGATCAGAACCGCGACGAAGAAATGATACATTGGGTGGATGCGATGTATGACGATGCAGAAGCAGCGCAATATTTCGACGGAACCGCTGTGCATTGGTACGCCAGCACCTACGATTATTTCCCCGAAGCCTTGCAATATGCCCATCAAAAAGCGCCCGACAAACACCTGATCAACACCGAAGCGTGTGTGGATGCTGAAGTTCCAAAGTGGAAGGATGATGCCTGGTACTGGTCGAAGGAAGCTACCGACTGGGGCTGGGACTGGGCGCCGGAAGAGCACAAATACCTTCATCCTAAATACGTACCGGTGTTCAGATATGCCCGCGACATCATCGGCTGTTTAAATAACCAAGTGGATGGCTGGGTTGACTGGAACATGGTACTCGACAGGCAGGGCGGCCCCAACTGGGCAAAAAACTGGTGTGTAGCCCCCGTGATCGTTGATCAGGAGCAGGATGAGGTTTATTTTACCCCGCTGTACTACACCCTCGCACATTTCAGCAGGTTTATCCGACCAGGCGCCACAAGGATTGGGTTCGATAATCCATCCGAAGACCTGATGGTTACTGCCGCTGAAAATCCAGATGGAACGATCGCTGTAATCCTCTTCAACCCAAATGACGCTGAAAAAGCAATAAAACTTTCACTTTTCGGCAAATCCATCGAATTTACCATTCAAGGCAAGGCAATACAAACCATACTAATACCGACAGCAGGCTAA
- a CDS encoding MFS transporter: MTTYETPLKDRVPLIQKAAFGAGNLVNNLLPGSLGVFMFFLLTAYGMDPFLAGLLGGLPRFFDAITDPIMGYITDNTKSRFGRRRPYIFIGAILSGILFAVLWQMNPEDSQMYNFWYFLILSIVYIIGNTIYSTPLIGLGYEMTSDYNERTRLMGFSQTIGQVAWMIVPWFWVIIASPDLFANQAMGVRKLSIIVGAICLILGLLPAIFCKEIDQANLSNRDDITFKNLAKNFKSLIKNMGLIFKNIPFVRLCGATFLVFNGYQMVASFSYFIIVFYMFRGDYGAAGTWPAWFSTISAISTAFLIIPIITWMSNKWGKRNAFIVSTFISIVGYALKWWGFNPANHWLLFMPVPLMVFGIGGLFTLMMSMTADVCDLDELNNGMPRKEGTFGAIYWWMVKLGQALALVLGGLVLKMVGFDQNASLQNAETLTNLRIADIVIPALTAGLAILVMWKYDLTEEKAREIKNELVRRRGEL, translated from the coding sequence ATGACAACTTATGAAACACCGCTAAAAGACCGTGTGCCGCTGATACAGAAGGCAGCTTTCGGAGCAGGCAATCTGGTCAATAATTTATTGCCGGGATCACTTGGAGTATTCATGTTCTTTTTGCTCACGGCTTATGGCATGGATCCATTTTTGGCGGGATTGCTCGGCGGATTGCCCCGCTTTTTCGATGCGATTACCGACCCGATCATGGGCTATATCACCGACAACACCAAGTCGCGCTTTGGTCGCCGAAGGCCGTACATTTTTATCGGCGCTATTTTAAGTGGTATTTTGTTTGCCGTTCTGTGGCAGATGAACCCGGAAGACTCCCAGATGTACAACTTCTGGTATTTCCTTATCTTGTCCATCGTTTATATCATTGGCAACACCATTTACTCCACTCCGCTCATCGGACTGGGTTACGAAATGACCTCTGATTACAACGAGCGCACACGCCTGATGGGATTCTCACAAACTATCGGACAGGTGGCCTGGATGATCGTCCCCTGGTTTTGGGTGATCATTGCCAGCCCCGACTTGTTTGCAAACCAGGCTATGGGCGTACGCAAATTGTCTATTATCGTAGGTGCAATATGTCTGATATTAGGTTTATTGCCGGCTATTTTTTGTAAAGAGATTGACCAGGCCAACCTTTCTAACAGAGACGATATCACATTTAAAAATCTTGCAAAAAACTTTAAAAGCTTGATTAAAAATATGGGACTGATCTTTAAAAACATCCCATTTGTAAGGCTTTGCGGTGCAACGTTTTTAGTTTTTAACGGCTATCAGATGGTGGCCTCATTCAGCTATTTCATCATTGTTTTCTATATGTTCAGAGGCGATTATGGCGCTGCCGGCACATGGCCTGCCTGGTTTTCGACAATAAGTGCCATATCCACAGCATTCCTGATCATACCTATCATCACCTGGATGTCGAACAAATGGGGTAAAAGAAACGCCTTTATTGTTTCAACTTTCATTTCGATAGTCGGGTATGCCCTCAAATGGTGGGGGTTCAATCCTGCCAATCACTGGCTGCTTTTTATGCCCGTTCCGTTGATGGTGTTTGGTATTGGAGGACTTTTCACATTAATGATGAGCATGACTGCCGATGTTTGCGACCTCGACGAACTGAACAACGGCATGCCGCGAAAAGAGGGAACATTCGGAGCAATCTACTGGTGGATGGTCAAATTGGGACAGGCACTTGCACTCGTATTGGGCGGCCTGGTGTTGAAGATGGTAGGGTTCGACCAGAATGCATCGCTACAAAATGCCGAAACACTCACTAATCTTAGAATTGCCGATATTGTTATTCCGGCGCTAACAGCCGGTTTGGCTATTCTCGTGATGTGGAAATATGATCTGACCGAAGAAAAAGCAAGGGAAATAAAAAATGAATTGGTCAGGCGGCGGGGCGAACTGTAG
- a CDS encoding glycosyl hydrolase — MKKKNSYKLLLLFALFGFLACNPAQQRDNKSETKPMQTEIMLLSSVSEAVCYSGFRSGQHPDRGNGAINPTYEEILEDLQILADQTPFRLFRLYDCGENSRMVLEVIRENNLDFKVMLGIWLRAELSAHQTCEWLTEPIPQETLDENKKLNDSEIAAGIKLAKEYSDIIVAVNVGNEALVEWNDHKVSVDSVIAYVKRVQQAIEQPVTVADNYKWWADHGKELAGVVDFVAIHTYPVWEERDIDAGMSYTLENVEEVKAALPGAKIVIAEAGWPSVASEFGERASQEKQQRYVSELMGWSKENNITTFIFEAFDEDWKGDPGNPLGAEKHWGLFTVDRQPKMTIGILTNPIVD; from the coding sequence ATGAAAAAGAAAAATAGCTATAAACTCCTGCTGCTGTTCGCCCTGTTTGGTTTTCTGGCCTGCAATCCGGCACAGCAACGCGATAACAAATCCGAAACCAAACCCATGCAAACAGAAATCATGCTGCTCAGCAGTGTTTCCGAAGCGGTCTGCTACTCAGGCTTTCGCAGCGGCCAGCACCCTGACCGCGGCAATGGCGCTATAAATCCAACCTACGAAGAAATCCTCGAAGACCTGCAAATCCTTGCCGATCAAACGCCATTCAGACTCTTCCGCCTTTACGATTGCGGGGAAAACAGCCGGATGGTGCTCGAAGTGATCAGGGAGAATAACCTCGATTTCAAGGTGATGCTCGGGATTTGGCTGCGCGCCGAACTCAGCGCCCACCAAACCTGTGAATGGCTCACTGAACCTATTCCACAGGAAACCCTCGATGAAAATAAAAAACTCAACGACAGCGAAATTGCCGCAGGGATCAAACTGGCGAAAGAATACAGCGATATCATCGTGGCCGTGAATGTAGGCAATGAAGCGCTGGTTGAATGGAACGACCACAAAGTTTCGGTGGATTCGGTGATCGCTTACGTGAAAAGGGTGCAACAAGCCATCGAACAACCGGTTACGGTAGCCGACAACTACAAGTGGTGGGCCGATCATGGAAAAGAACTCGCAGGCGTTGTGGATTTTGTGGCCATTCATACTTACCCCGTTTGGGAAGAAAGAGATATTGACGCAGGGATGAGCTATACCTTGGAGAATGTAGAAGAGGTGAAGGCGGCACTTCCCGGGGCGAAAATCGTGATTGCTGAGGCAGGATGGCCATCCGTCGCCTCCGAGTTTGGCGAGCGGGCAAGCCAGGAAAAACAACAAAGATACGTCAGCGAACTGATGGGGTGGTCAAAAGAGAACAATATCACCACATTCATTTTCGAGGCTTTTGACGAAGACTGGAAAGGTGACCCGGGCAACCCGCTGGGCGCCGAAAAGCACTGGGGGCTGTTTACTGTGGATCGGCAACCCAAGATGACAATCGGAATTTTAACAAACCCAATAGTTGATTAA
- a CDS encoding MFS transporter has protein sequence MSKTGAKLSVGEKVGYGLGDTASHFVWDMVGFWILIFYTDTFGISAAAAGTIMLIARVWDMVSDPLMGVIADRTNTRWGKFRPYLLWMALPYSVLAVLTFTTPDFGTTGKVIYAGVTYFLLMTVFTAINLPYSSLGAVMTSDSYERAGLNSYRFIFAFVGQFIVTGAALYLAGYFGGGDTAKGYQYTLTLFGAISFVLFMITFKTTRERVSPPPAQQKNLKEDIRNLFRNRPWVILFFVGIISFVMFAIQNLSIAYYFKYYIGKEESVQLFNIVSTIALILGIPLSKPLAKRFGKRNVYIASSLLSGFFFILLYLPGNENIYSIYIINILAKFTYAPAVPLLWTMLADTADFSEWQFGRRATGLVFSAATFAQKAGWGIGGALAGWLLALYKFVPNIEQTATSLNGIKLMISVYPGILYMSCAILLYFYAIDHKTCLAMERDLEKRRESLSHSN, from the coding sequence ATGAGCAAGACCGGAGCAAAACTATCAGTCGGCGAAAAAGTGGGGTATGGCCTGGGCGATACCGCTTCGCACTTTGTGTGGGACATGGTAGGGTTCTGGATTTTGATCTTTTACACCGATACGTTCGGGATTTCGGCTGCTGCTGCCGGAACCATCATGCTCATTGCGCGTGTGTGGGACATGGTGAGCGACCCACTGATGGGCGTCATTGCTGACCGCACCAACACCCGCTGGGGGAAATTCCGCCCCTACCTGCTCTGGATGGCGCTCCCCTACAGCGTGCTGGCCGTCCTCACCTTTACCACCCCCGACTTTGGAACCACCGGAAAAGTAATTTACGCCGGAGTAACCTACTTCCTGCTGATGACCGTCTTCACAGCCATCAACCTGCCATATTCATCCCTGGGTGCGGTAATGACCTCCGACTCCTACGAACGAGCCGGTTTAAATTCCTATCGTTTCATCTTTGCCTTTGTCGGACAGTTTATTGTAACCGGCGCCGCCCTCTATCTGGCCGGCTATTTCGGTGGCGGCGACACTGCCAAAGGCTACCAATACACGCTGACACTCTTTGGCGCCATAAGTTTCGTGTTGTTCATGATCACCTTTAAAACCACCCGTGAAAGGGTAAGCCCACCGCCGGCGCAGCAAAAAAATCTCAAGGAAGACATCCGAAACCTTTTCCGCAACCGTCCCTGGGTGATCCTGTTTTTTGTTGGCATTATCTCTTTCGTGATGTTTGCCATCCAAAATCTTTCCATTGCCTATTATTTCAAATACTACATCGGCAAGGAGGAGAGTGTGCAGTTGTTCAACATAGTCAGCACCATAGCGCTCATCCTCGGCATACCGTTGTCGAAACCCTTGGCAAAGCGTTTTGGCAAGCGAAATGTTTACATCGCCAGCTCATTGCTCTCCGGCTTCTTTTTCATTTTGCTTTACCTTCCCGGCAACGAAAATATTTACTCCATTTACATCATCAACATTCTGGCAAAATTTACCTATGCCCCAGCTGTACCACTACTTTGGACCATGCTTGCCGATACTGCCGATTTTTCAGAATGGCAATTTGGCCGACGCGCCACCGGCCTGGTTTTTTCGGCAGCAACTTTTGCCCAAAAAGCAGGATGGGGAATCGGCGGCGCACTTGCCGGATGGCTGCTTGCACTCTATAAATTTGTGCCCAATATTGAGCAAACAGCCACTTCGCTCAACGGAATAAAGTTAATGATCTCTGTGTACCCGGGGATTCTATATATGTCCTGCGCTATCCTGCTTTATTTCTATGCTATTGATCACAAAACCTGCCTGGCGATGGAGCGCGATCTGGAAAAACGCAGGGAAAGTTTAAGCCATTCAAATTGA
- a CDS encoding glycosyl hydrolase family 17: MKRLLPYLIAFFAASLTISCSQSTEITDKTAAEILGNPHYQSISYGGYRENTRDIQPTIPQLKEDMKILSVMGIKLLRTYNVHLDEAANLLEAIKQLKQEDPGFEMYVMLGAWIDCKNAWTDLPDRIRNEESGRNAVEIARAVELTKQYPDIVKIIAVGNEAMVHWAWNYYVEPAIILKWVNHLQNLKKAGELSETLWITSSDNFASWGGGGSEYHKDDLNELIRAVDYISMHTYPMHDTHYNPDFWGVPEEEEMLSDLEKIHAAMDRSMNYAVMQYESVVNYMQSLGVNKPVHIGETGWSTKSDELYGDEDSRAVDEYKAALFYWQLREWTNSNGIACFYFEAFDEQWKDAANPHGSENHFGLINLQSQAKYVLWDMLDEGVFDGLTRNGKPITKTYNGDREAMMKEVKAPPTVWEIKQRTKQN; the protein is encoded by the coding sequence ATGAAAAGACTTTTACCATACCTGATTGCATTTTTTGCGGCATCGTTGACGATCTCCTGCTCTCAAAGTACGGAAATCACGGATAAAACTGCAGCCGAAATATTGGGCAACCCTCACTATCAGTCTATCTCTTACGGAGGATACCGGGAGAATACCAGGGATATTCAGCCGACAATCCCCCAATTGAAGGAAGACATGAAAATTTTGTCGGTAATGGGGATCAAATTACTGCGCACATACAATGTTCATCTTGATGAAGCTGCCAATCTGCTGGAGGCCATCAAACAATTGAAACAGGAAGACCCCGGTTTTGAAATGTATGTGATGCTTGGCGCCTGGATTGACTGCAAAAATGCCTGGACCGACCTTCCCGACCGCATCCGCAACGAAGAGAGCGGGCGCAATGCCGTGGAAATTGCGAGAGCCGTTGAACTGACCAAACAATACCCTGACATCGTCAAAATAATTGCCGTCGGCAACGAAGCTATGGTACACTGGGCATGGAATTATTATGTGGAACCTGCCATCATCCTGAAATGGGTGAATCATTTACAAAATCTGAAAAAAGCCGGCGAATTGTCCGAAACGCTTTGGATTACAAGCTCGGATAATTTTGCTTCGTGGGGTGGCGGCGGATCGGAGTACCATAAAGATGACCTCAACGAGTTGATCAGGGCGGTGGATTACATTTCGATGCACACTTACCCCATGCACGACACGCACTATAATCCCGATTTCTGGGGAGTGCCGGAGGAAGAAGAAATGTTATCCGATCTGGAAAAAATTCATGCTGCCATGGACAGGTCAATGAATTACGCCGTCATGCAGTACGAAAGCGTGGTGAATTATATGCAAAGCCTTGGAGTGAACAAACCTGTGCATATCGGCGAAACCGGCTGGTCAACAAAGTCAGACGAATTATATGGCGATGAGGACTCACGGGCAGTGGATGAGTACAAAGCAGCACTTTTCTATTGGCAATTGAGGGAATGGACAAACAGCAACGGCATTGCCTGTTTCTATTTTGAAGCCTTCGACGAGCAATGGAAAGATGCCGCCAACCCCCACGGATCAGAAAACCATTTCGGACTGATCAACCTGCAATCGCAGGCAAAATACGTCCTGTGGGATATGTTGGATGAAGGGGTTTTCGACGGGTTGACCCGCAACGGAAAACCGATCACCAAAACCTACAACGGCGACAGGGAAGCAATGATGAAAGAGGTGAAGGCGCCGCCAACAGTTTGGGAAATCAAGCAACGAACAAAACAAAACTGA